In one Sphingobacterium daejeonense genomic region, the following are encoded:
- a CDS encoding ABC transporter ATP-binding protein: MNIILQDIGRRYNREWIFRHLDYTFSFGNSYAILGPNGSGKSTLLKVLTGSLAPSEGTMRFEDKGVELGAEHVYQKDTVLLRLILSC, from the coding sequence TTGAATATAATTTTACAAGATATTGGTAGGAGGTATAATAGGGAATGGATTTTTAGACATCTCGATTATACCTTTTCTTTTGGAAACAGCTATGCTATCTTAGGTCCGAATGGGTCTGGGAAATCCACCCTATTAAAAGTTCTGACAGGCTCTTTGGCACCCAGTGAAGGCACAATGAGATTTGAGGACAAGGGAGTGGAGCTTGGAGCAGAACATGTTTATCAAAAAGATACAGTCTTGCTGCGCCTTATATTGAGTTGCTAG
- a CDS encoding bifunctional UDP-3-O-[3-hydroxymyristoyl] N-acetylglucosamine deacetylase/3-hydroxyacyl-ACP dehydratase has translation MNVKQRTIKSDVHFSGVGLHTGKQVNVTLKPADENHWYKFKRIDLEGQPIVNVDADNVSNTARGTTISQNGASVSTIEHLMAALVGLQLDNVLIEIDGPEVPILDGSSAIFIDKIQEVGFHDQDADREYFEVTDNIHYTDPESKVEIVAMPVDGYRITCMIDFNSPVLGSQHASLSNLDEFSKEIAGSRTFCFLHELEALVSQNLIKGGDLSNAIVIVDKEVTEGELDKLQDLFHKRVEVAQEGILNNISLRYQNEPARHKLLDMIGDLALVGKPIKGHIMAARPGHAANVAFAKRIKGQMKRERNKKNVKVYDPNTPPVYDTVQIMNILPHRQPFLMIDKILELSETHVVGLKNVTMNEDLFMGHFPGAPLFPGVLQIEAMAQTGGILVLNTVPDPENWLTLFLKIENARFKNQVVPGDTVIFTCELLEPIRRGIARMKGVGMVGDKVVSEAELMAQIVKVKG, from the coding sequence ATGAATGTAAAACAGAGAACCATTAAATCTGATGTCCATTTTTCGGGCGTTGGCCTTCACACGGGGAAACAGGTCAACGTAACATTGAAACCAGCAGATGAGAATCACTGGTATAAATTCAAGAGAATAGATTTAGAGGGTCAACCAATTGTCAATGTTGATGCTGACAATGTGAGCAATACTGCTAGGGGAACTACTATTTCACAGAATGGTGCTTCCGTTAGTACGATTGAGCATTTGATGGCAGCATTGGTTGGCCTGCAATTGGATAATGTTTTAATAGAAATAGATGGTCCTGAGGTTCCTATTTTGGATGGTAGTTCAGCGATTTTCATCGATAAGATTCAAGAAGTAGGGTTTCATGATCAAGATGCTGACCGCGAGTATTTCGAGGTCACAGATAATATACACTATACTGATCCAGAGAGTAAAGTAGAGATTGTTGCGATGCCGGTTGATGGTTACCGTATTACCTGCATGATTGATTTCAATTCACCAGTTTTGGGAAGTCAGCATGCATCCTTGAGCAATCTGGATGAATTCAGCAAAGAGATAGCTGGTAGCCGCACTTTTTGCTTCTTACATGAGTTAGAGGCTTTGGTTAGTCAAAACCTGATTAAAGGGGGAGACTTGTCGAATGCGATTGTGATTGTCGACAAAGAGGTTACTGAAGGCGAGTTAGATAAATTACAGGATTTATTTCATAAGCGTGTTGAGGTTGCTCAAGAGGGTATCTTGAACAATATTTCATTGCGTTATCAGAATGAACCTGCGAGACATAAATTGTTGGACATGATTGGCGACCTTGCCTTGGTAGGGAAACCAATTAAGGGCCATATAATGGCAGCACGTCCTGGACATGCTGCAAACGTTGCATTTGCCAAACGCATAAAAGGTCAAATGAAACGTGAAAGGAATAAAAAGAACGTAAAGGTTTATGACCCCAATACACCTCCTGTGTATGATACAGTTCAAATCATGAATATTTTGCCTCATCGTCAGCCATTTTTGATGATTGACAAGATCTTGGAACTATCTGAAACACATGTGGTTGGTCTTAAGAACGTGACGATGAACGAGGATTTGTTCATGGGTCATTTTCCTGGGGCTCCATTATTTCCGGGTGTATTGCAGATTGAGGCAATGGCACAAACTGGGGGTATTTTGGTCTTAAACACCGTTCCTGACCCTGAAAACTGGTTGACATTATTCTTGAAGATTGAAAACGCGAGATTTAAGAACCAAGTTGTACCTGGGGATACTGTTATTTTCACTTGTGAATTGTTGGAGCCGATCCGTCGCGGTATTGCAAGGATGAAAGGTGTTGGCATGGTTGGTGATAAAGTAGTAAGTGAAGCAGAATTGATGGCCCAGATCGTTAAGGTCAAAGGATAA
- a CDS encoding HD domain-containing protein: protein MNKKKIINDPVYGFVTIPSGFIYDLIQHPYLQRLRYIKQVSMTHLVYPGALHTRFQHVVGAMHLMSLAIETLRGKDVEISEAEEEAALAAILLHDVGHGPFSHSLEHTLVEGVSHELISSLLMDKLNTEFNGRLNLAITIFNDQYHRKFLHQLVSSQLDTDRMDYLNRDSFFTGVSEGVISFDRIIKMLNVKDDELVVEAKGIYSVEKFLIARRLMYWQVYLHKTVITAEQMMIKALARAKELSNGGVKLFATPALDHFLNNKIDKETFLSDESHLAWFTRLDDTDILSAIKIWADHDDLILSTLCSKLIRRELFRTELSNTPFSADYVLELKERIMDRFKIDEEDLDYFLCQQVIGNNAYDSSVSKICVLFKDGQLKDIAEASDLSNIESLSRRVEKYAITYPKEVGFIPTDQRIIINI from the coding sequence TTGAACAAGAAAAAAATTATAAATGACCCCGTCTACGGTTTTGTAACGATTCCGTCAGGGTTTATTTATGACCTGATTCAACATCCCTACTTGCAAAGACTGCGTTACATAAAGCAGGTTAGTATGACTCATTTGGTTTATCCTGGGGCATTACACACTCGCTTTCAGCATGTTGTAGGTGCCATGCACTTGATGAGCTTAGCCATCGAAACGCTCAGAGGTAAAGATGTTGAAATTTCCGAGGCTGAAGAAGAAGCAGCATTAGCAGCAATTCTTCTGCATGATGTTGGCCATGGCCCATTCTCACATTCTCTCGAGCATACACTAGTCGAAGGAGTTTCGCATGAACTTATCTCCTCACTGCTGATGGATAAGTTGAATACAGAATTTAATGGTCGACTAAACCTGGCCATCACCATATTTAACGATCAATATCATCGAAAATTTCTGCATCAATTGGTTTCGAGCCAGTTGGATACAGATAGGATGGATTATTTGAACAGAGATAGTTTCTTTACGGGAGTTTCTGAAGGGGTAATTTCTTTCGACCGTATAATCAAGATGCTGAATGTGAAGGATGATGAGTTGGTGGTTGAGGCGAAGGGGATTTATTCAGTTGAAAAGTTTCTGATTGCAAGGAGATTGATGTATTGGCAGGTATATTTGCACAAAACAGTCATTACTGCTGAGCAGATGATGATTAAAGCCCTTGCTAGAGCTAAGGAATTGAGCAATGGAGGAGTAAAACTATTTGCTACCCCTGCCTTAGATCATTTCTTGAACAATAAAATCGATAAAGAAACATTTCTTTCGGATGAGTCGCATTTAGCCTGGTTCACTCGTTTAGACGACACTGATATTTTATCGGCTATTAAGATTTGGGCAGATCATGACGATTTGATTTTAAGTACGTTATGTTCTAAGTTGATCCGTAGGGAACTATTCCGTACGGAATTGAGCAATACCCCATTTTCTGCAGATTATGTTTTGGAACTGAAGGAACGAATTATGGATCGGTTCAAGATTGATGAAGAAGATTTGGACTATTTTTTATGTCAACAGGTTATTGGGAACAATGCATATGATTCATCTGTTAGCAAGATCTGTGTTTTGTTTAAAGATGGACAGTTGAAAGATATTGCTGAGGCATCTGATTTGTCCAACATTGAATCATTATCCAGGAGGGTTGAGAAATACGCGATTACTTACCCCAAGGAAGTTGGATTCATTCCCACTGACCAAAGAATAATTATTAACATATAA